The DNA sequence GCTGGACGTTTTCGTATTTCTAATGAGCAAGGCTGAACATAAATTGTACTTCTGGACTCAGCTTTTTATACAGAGGAGCTCCAATCATAAATCAGGTCCATTTATTTTAATCTCAGCTTAATCTGGACCCTGTAAACTGACCTAGTGTATTACTGTGATGCATTTACCAGATTGTGTCTTATTTATCAGACAGAGCAACTGCAATTTCATCACACTTTTGACTGAATGGAGAATAATACCTTGATATGGTATTACACAGTCTTTAAATGCCATGCAATTCACAACACACTGTGCTTTTCTGCCTGTCATGACTACACCTCCTACTATACTGTCTCAACATGCCCTTGTGGCTGTAAACACATTCCTTAGCCTGGAGGGATGCAATACATTCCTAGCAGGGGCAAAAATCAGGCCAGCTGCTGACTAACTTTGCCTTTCACTGCATAATTTTCACGTTTATCCCTATTTAAATGCTACAGTACAACACCAACCAGCCACTCCTGAGATTTTAGCACTTTCAAAtctctcttcctgttttccatcCAATGTGTGCTCAGTTCAAAGCATCACAACCATTTATGGCGGTGTGTGTGCAGACTACAGGAACGAGTGACAAGTCCAGACAGATGTGGAATCAGCCTGCATAATGCACATAGACTCACACCCTGGACTGCTTCAGATGTTTCTGCCGTGAAATGATCCaaatgtcaacatgtcattttCAGAGCATTTAagctcaaaatgaaaatatctgtCAGAGTCGTAGCACACCTGGTGAAGGTTTGCATCAAAATCTCATGAGAGAACATGCAGTTTACGTTGAACTGAGGCAAGTGGGAAAGAGAACAAAATACAGGAACCACAGCTGTTAACAGCTTTCTACAAATAACAGCATAAGGAAGCTACTGTCTGGAACAATATTGACATTGTGGACGATGTGACTTACCCCTGTGCCATTGTCACAAACCACCACTTTCCTCCCCTCACTGTCCATGCTTAAACAACACTTTCAAACAGCTCCAAATATGTCCAGTCCGACTAACAGAGAACCAATTCAAGGTGATTACGTGTGAATTTAGCAGCGACTACAACTGACAGGTAAGCACAAATCTTCGCGTTACTCCTTCAAATGTGGGTGGGATTACTAAAAGTGAGAACGCCTTTTTTCCTACAGTTTGGGAGGAGCGAGAGCTGTTCTGCAGTTTTTTATGAGCGAAGATGCAGTGTTATTTTAAAGGAGGTACTTGCAACAAATGTGAAATGTCCCCACACTGCACATTTTACAGCATAATCATCCTTAAATGTATCTATTCTGGCCACTTCTGAGGAGACAAATCTCTGCttttgttcattattttctgCAGGCAGATTAATTTCAAGAATTTTGGTTaaagttgtaatattttaatACATTATAATATTAACCTTTTGCgtataaaaagctgcatttttaaatttaagtaAAATTTAATTGACTTAACACTCAGTCACCTCAATATGGGCAAAGTGAAACTTTATTTTGAATTGCATTGGCTCATCCTAAATTAATCATTTGAAAGCACAGAGCCTAGCCAAGTTTTATAATAAGAGTGAGAAGGGTGACCACAACACTTCTCCTGCaagtttttactattttttaaatttaaaaaggtAGTACAGGGATTCATAATATAGCCTATGTAGCGGAAATTGATCAAATTCATTCCTAATTTGGCTTAAAAGTATGTacagtctttttctttctttcatactCTATAATGTGTGTGATTTGTGGCCCTGACCTGGGCTGGTCGGGGCAGACAGCCCACCTCCCCGGGCCTGGTTATGCTGGAGGTCTCTTCCTGTTTCAAGAGAACCGCTTCCACATGAAATATAACAATCAAATGCAATAAATACTGTTAAAAGTTGTCAGGTACATATGTAAATGAATATGTAAACTAATAGAGTAAAACCACACCTTAAATAACAATACAGGGACAATATTTAGTCTTGTTGGGGTACTTTATCATGTCATTCTTTTTTACTGGGACACGTGCATGTATTAGATCTGCATTATAACCACCTTGACTTGACTTAACTATttaatattgttattgttgCATGTTCTCTCATttatgtttttcattcattttaattcatttttctaTCTTGACATCTATCTTTTTGTTTTCGAAAAGTGCgacacaaataaagtttttattattaataatattattagtTATAACAATGTTAATGGTTTCTTTGGATTTGTCCAGTATTTAACTGCAGGTGAAAGGCCAGCCAATCACAGGGATGGAAAGCAAAGTACGATTTTCAGATGGAAAGATTTTTGGAAGGCTGTGGCCTGGCAGCTGATCTTTGCTACCTGTCCAACACAACCGGTTTTTAGTTCAAGCTGCACGGAAGACTAAAATATTGGTAAGTTGTTGTCAAATAGCCTGAGTTTGACTTGTTATCTTTAGAAAAACTACATACTAATTCATTTGCTCGACGGCTGTGCTTTCAAGGTGTTAGCTAAATGTGGAAACGAAACAGCGAGCTAGCTAGCTAAGTAGCCAAATACGTTTTCTGGAgaacaaaaacagtcaaaaggaGAGAGAGTGTTGAGCTTAAATCCATGGCAAGGCCAAAATATCAACGCAGATGTAGCCCTTTGTTTGCTGAATGTGTTAGTTTGTTAATGTGTTACCTGTATTCAACAAGCTCCTACTATATAAAAGGTGAACCAGGGGACATGTATGTGGAGACGAAGCTAAAGCTACACTGGTGTTACCAATTATGTAATTAACTGCTGCTTTGGCGCTGGACCAAAGCTATTGTGTATGTCATTAGCAGTGCAAcctgtgttttcctgctgtgacaAAATGTCTCTAAATCTTTTGGAAGCAATGATGAAACTCAGAGGAGAGTGACAAAAAGATTAGGGAACCACTGATATAATATGTGGCTTTGGTCAAATTTTATTTGATATATATACAATAAACACGTCATATTGACACAGATGGAATGAATTGGAAAAGGGCTGTTCAGTGGTAGTGGTCAATTTTAGCAATAGCTATTATCCTTcaatatttgttcatttaatgCAAGTTCTGTAGTCACTGCAATATTGAACAATTTTAATACACATTTTCCTTATATTGTGTCGGTCTAATAATATGTGGCATTTTCTGATGGTGAGCCACAGAAAGACTAGAATATAATTTGATTTATGTGTCACCattcactctttttttcttacagCTCCTGAGATGCagtaaaactgcacaaaatcaTCTCTGTTTTCATccacaaaataaagaaatgctgATGATTTTCAGTGTCTTGTAGCAGGAGCTAGGTCATCATTGTCTGTAATTACAGAACCTGGCTAGTTTTTCAGTCACAGCTTCCTGCTCAGTTTGAAGCGAGTGAATTCTACCAAAAATGTTAATAGCTATATCAAGGGTATTTGtaagaaaatgggaaaaaaatgcaattagatGAGGCGACAAAGATATGCAGCCAGATATAGAATGTGGTGACTGCCCAATTTTACCTTAAGCCTAAGTTAAAAgtcaaaatgcagcatttttacacAATTCTTTTAGTTTTGAGAAAAGGCAGAAATGTGATAGGAagaaaattttttaaatttttgtcatgttcctctgctgtaatgtttgctgattttataATGTAACCGTGTAAAGTGACTTAGAGTATTCTGAAAAGCcccatacaaataaaatatatgatTATTAATTTGTGCTGCATGCAAAATACATGGAATTTGATACAATTAATCTTAATAAAGCAatttaagaatttattttaatgatcgTGAGATAAAAATCATGTGTGTTGGTAAGATAtgaaacatttgtgttttgttccttttgacGAAGGAGCAAATATCCGGAAAAATCATGTCttgtctctgtttttatctAGGCAGTTTCGTGTTTTCTCCCATGATTTACAAGAAGACAACGTTAAAagaaagcattttatttgtctACTGGATATTTCCTCATACACTACGCTGTGTTCATACCGTTTGAAACTTATAAATACATAGAATCAGTACAAGTTTGGATAAAAATAggttcatttatttacataaagcatttacaaaatacacattttcattGAAATGCATAAATGTGTCATGAGAAATGATGATTGtaagaaagacaacaaacagtAGGCCTTGAGTGTCTCGTAGACAGGACATAATCACGTCTGACTAGGTCTCACTGTTCTCAAATGTAAGAGGCACATTGAGTTAAGACCGATGACATGCTTTCTGATTCATCTGTTCTGTGTCAGCTCCTGCAGGAATTCATCGTCAGAGCAGCTCAGGAGCATTCACAACAGCTCAGCAGACTTCAGTAGCCACAAGAGAAGTGAACAGGTAAAACAGCTAATAACAAAATAGTTTGTATTTTAAGCAGCACGTGTGCATTGTTAATTGAATATAATTCACATACAGTCTAAGCTTATTACTTGTCATTGCATTGTAAAAGAGTGATGCCCTTAGTTTCATTTTAAGGCAGTgaaatgtgttaattttgttTGCCACTATGTTTACATGCACATTATACTCTAATTACATTGGATAAGAAGGTTGAGGTAATAATTCACATGGTTGTTTGCAAGATTGTGGCACAAGTAAACCACCACTACTAGGCATGCATTTGTGTTGTGTAAGAATAAAACATTGCAGTAAATTCTCAACACTGAAAACGATAACACTGGATAAAGCATGACTTTGCATTGACATGACAAAATCCTGTGTTTAAGATACTTTATGAGCTGGATGAGCCAATTAAAGCAACTGAGGATCCCTTTCCAAAGTTGAATCAAATGATTAcaatattaaccctcctgttgtcctcatttacaggcatcaaaaaatgttgtttccttgtctgaaaaaaatccaaaaattcagcaaaaaaaattccccaaatttctgaatatttgcaaaaccttcaggaagaaaattacaataatcccttaaaaatttcccttaaaagttttatttgaaaaaatcccccaaatttggcaagaaaattattttacatttttttttaaaaatgagtaaaaatcttccaaaatatCCTAAAATATGTGAAGTGATTAcagatttatcagtaaaacttctaatattttcttttagaacattcacataaaaatcaaccaaaatccagcgaattttgcatttttatcatttctttttttccaccaaaaaatgttaaaagatttccccataatgttgaaaatgtgaacatcagaagtttcactgtgaaaatattttttttccccacattttcaaactttaaaacaggtcaatgtaacccacaggacgacacgagggttaatgtgCATGTCAACATATTGATATACAATAACAGCCTACTCAAGGCGTTGATCATTGTGTGCTCACAGTAACCAGACAGATGTATGAAGCTTCCATACAAACTATTagaaaatgacctaaaaacGTAAAACATTAATATTCACATTACCTAAACACCATTGGCATTCTTtctataaagatgttttttttcctgagagTTGAAAATGCAGTGTTTGATCTACAAGTAGCTGTGGATGTTTACTCTTCTACAGCGCTGAGTCACGGTCAGCGCAAAACTAATACGTATAACAGTCAAGGTTATGTGCCATGGCGCTTCTTTAAGTGCATATCTTTCCTTCACATTGTCCAGTCACAGCCACAGGTGGCCTCGTCCTCGCCCTCCTCCCACTGAGAACACCTCAGCCACGCTCACAGTTCAAGTGTCTTTAaaatatgtgtgaatgtgatgacAGACTACAGGAAACAGAGCGTCTGCCTTTAATCTCAAGACTCGAACTCGCTGTCGCTGCTGACGGAGATCTCCGGGGTGGACGCTCCTGTTCCTCTGCGCTCTGGTTCTGTGCTGCAGTCGCTGGCCTCTGGGCTGCCCAGGTGGCGAGGGGAGTTAGGCAGCAGGTGGGGGTGACGGTGGCGCTCCTGAAGTGAGCTGTCAGGTGAGCTTTCAGAGGGCAGGAGGGAAGAGTCCTGCTGGAGTCTGGGTGGAAGGAGAAATGAGAAAGATAAGAGTGAGATCCCAGATTGGAAAACTGCCCCTCAGACAGCTACTATCGCTGAAGTTTTTCAAGTTCAAGGGGACAAAGGCGGAAGCTCCTTTAGTTTGGTCATATTTGATATAACGAAACATGACACATATTAGCATTCTCTCTCATGACTGCCTCATTGTATTACTTTACCTTAAACAGAACACcagtttactttttttgttgagAATGTCCATGTTTGCATGAGCAGTCAAGGTCAGTGTTCATCCTCTATTCTTTTCTTTAGTCATCAACAGTACAGTGAAACAATGCCACTTTTGACGTACCTGTTCTTTGCTGAAGCGGCGCGGTCTCTTTGGCGGCGGTTCTTGAACCAGTTGCCAACTTGTGTGGGCGTGAGTCCCGTGGCCTGGGCCAAGTGGCGTTTCCTGGACGGGTTGGGGTAGGGATCCTGGAGATACCACTCTCTCAGCAAACTGCGAGTTCTTTCCTGGAGAAGAGTTATGGAAAATTAAGATTTAGGTGACTCTTAGTTCAAGTGTCTCACATGTCAACTGATATCTTACGGTTAAATGCTGATAATGCTAAGTATAATTGTATTAGACTGGATATATAAATAGATGAACACAATCTACATTAGACGTATACATAACAATGTATATCCACTAAATTGGATCATGTTAAGGGGCTTAATGGGTTGCTGGTCAGAGGCCTCTTGAGGTTTGGAACTAGATTATCTTATGAATAATACTTGACCCTGCCACAAGAGGGAgatcacacaaacatgcaacCAAGAGATAAAGTGCATGCTGTCCTGCTGTCCAACACTGGGAATCATGTAAACAGGGCTGATTTCCCTCTTGTATTATCTGACAAATGAGTGAAGTGGtgttactgattttttttttttttaaggtgcaGAAGTACAATCAGATTTCTTTTAGAATATCTGCTTAAAATCTTATGAAAacgaaatctgtttttatttctccatGATTCCCAGTGTGTTCTGCACATCAGGACATTGCATTATTAATTTGTGACAAGCAGAATAGTTTAATAAAACAGGGCACTGTTTTGCTTTCTAACTGAAGAAGTCGTGCTGTAACTGATTGGATCATACAGAACATTTGTCATGCATTTGTGCAAGTTATGCTTTGAAAATAGTGTTCTTATACATGAATACATTGACTATACTAAATATAGAATGATACATGAATTAATAGTTACAATTTCAATACTGACAAGAGcatgtttgacaaaaatgcaaataaaaataaaagccatatTTTCATATATGAGGCAAGTATGAGTTTTGGCATGTTTGGATCATATAAGGCAGTGTTTGACAATATTTAACTATTCTAACACATAGATATTCTTCTCAGAGAGGCATGCCCTGCTCTGACTTGTGTGATCTTGCAGCATGACTAAAGTCTTTAGTGGACCAGACGGCAGAAGGATAACCATGGCTCTGACCATTAACATCTTAAGAGCTCAAAGAGCAGACTGCTGGGGGCAGCAATCAGGTTAAAAAGCACCGTGACTGATGGCCTGTCCAATGTTAAGATGCAAGTAGAATGCATGTTATAATGTCACATTTCCATCAGAATCAGTATTTTACGCAAAGACTAAAGACGTGTGTTGAGTCCCATCAGCCACGTGGGTCAAATTATAACGCTGAAAGTTATATTCTTACCAGGGTGTTTACCTTAAAGCAGTGCGTCTTCTGCTCGCCGTCCCAGATGGTGCGGGGCAGCGGGAACTTCTTGCGTATCCGGTACTTCTCCACGGGGCCTAGCGGCCGCCCTCGAAGCCTCTCCGCCTCTCGGTAGTGCGCGTCCAGCCACAGGTCCTGCAGCTTTGCGTGCGACTCTCGTGTAAACCGGTGGCTCTGGAGAATCTGGTACAGAGCCTCAAAGTTTCCTCCGTGGAAGGCAACCAGCGCTCTGGCTCGCATCACGGACTCGTGTCGGTTCAGCGCTTCTCCGGCGGAGCCAGGGACAGCGGCAGGCAGGGACCAGAGGAACCGGCCGAGGCGCTCGATATCGCCGGTCTCCTCCAGGTTCTCGCACACCCGGGCCACCTGGTCCGGTGTGAACATCGGAAGTGGGAACATCTCGCCTTGTTGCTTCACAGTAGCTCAGCGAAGTAGTCGGGGCGCGTTCAAAAGCCGCATGAAGTGGTGTATCCGTGCGTAAAGTTCTGTGCGTCCGCTGCCTTTTCAGAGATGCTTCAAGTTTATCGACACTTGCAGCTTCTATGTGCCGCCTCTCTTATGTAACGGAGTCTTTCCTGGTAGCCGGTTTGGGCAAATGTTTCAGAGAAGCCGGAGTACAAAGGCGGTGGCGGCTCCAGGTTTAGAGAAGTAGCCTACAGACAAATGAAGAAAGAGGACAAGGAGTCAACCTGTATTTATAGCTAGATACAATTAgcatctctgtggttgttttgagaaGGATTATACATCCCGACCATTAGCCTCTTAGTGGGGGGTAGTGTGTACAGAGGTGCCTGGCTGATCAGCTTGTTTGGCTTAGCCTGAGGATACATTGACTGCCAGGATGACTGCAGTGAGCAAACAAGTGAGGATAGGTTATTTAATAGGTCGGATCTGGTGGAGATGAAGCCCTGCCGGAGGAGCGGATGATGAGAGGGAGATAATACGGAGAGAAGGCTGTGCTGTGGACAATAGCTTACAGTCTGGACAGCAGGCAAGACTCTAGAAAATGCAAGTAAAGTGTAAATAAGTTGAAATATCTAGTGTATTTGTCCACATTTGTGACTGGTTGAAACATTAAAAGCAGAATAATTGATGGTTTCCCTGCCTT is a window from the Acanthochromis polyacanthus isolate Apoly-LR-REF ecotype Palm Island chromosome 23, KAUST_Apoly_ChrSc, whole genome shotgun sequence genome containing:
- the six7 gene encoding SIX homeobox 7, with protein sequence MFPLPMFTPDQVARVCENLEETGDIERLGRFLWSLPAAVPGSAGEALNRHESVMRARALVAFHGGNFEALYQILQSHRFTRESHAKLQDLWLDAHYREAERLRGRPLGPVEKYRIRKKFPLPRTIWDGEQKTHCFKERTRSLLREWYLQDPYPNPSRKRHLAQATGLTPTQVGNWFKNRRQRDRAASAKNRLQQDSSLLPSESSPDSSLQERHRHPHLLPNSPRHLGSPEASDCSTEPERRGTGASTPEISVSSDSEFES